The Rattus rattus isolate New Zealand chromosome X, Rrattus_CSIRO_v1, whole genome shotgun sequence genome has a window encoding:
- the Gpr34 gene encoding LOW QUALITY PROTEIN: probable G-protein coupled receptor 34 (The sequence of the model RefSeq protein was modified relative to this genomic sequence to represent the inferred CDS: deleted 1 base in 1 codon), which translates to MTTTVDSWLCSSPGMHFITNDSDQVSQNFSGVSNVTSCPMDEKLLSTVLTTFYSVIFIVGLVGNIIALYVFLGIHRKRNSIQIYLLNVAVADLLLIFCLPFRIMYHINQNRWTLGVILCKVVGTLFYMNMYISIILLGFISLDRYIKINRSIQQRRAITTKQSVYVCCIVWTVALAGFLTMIILTLKKGGHNSTMCFHYRDKHNAKGEAIFNFVLVVMFWLIFLLIILSYIKIGKNLLRISKKRSKFPNSGKYATTARNSFIVLIIFTICFVPYHAFRFIYISSQLNASSCYWKEIIHKTNEIMLVLSSFNSCLDPVMYFLMSSNIRKIMCQLLFRRFQSDTSRSESTSEFKPGYSLHDLSVTVKMQYSTKGN; encoded by the exons ATGACGACTACAGTTGACAGCTGGCTTTGCTCCTCTCCTGGAATGCACTTTATAACTAATGACAGTGACCAAGTCTCACAAAATTTCTCAGGAGTGTCAAATGTCACTAGCTGTCCAATGGATGAAAAATTACTGTCTACTGTGTTAACAACTTTCTACTCTGTGATATTCATCGTGGGACTGGTTGGAAACATCATTGCCCTCTATGTATTTCTGGGCATCCACCGCAAAAGAAATTCCATTCAAATTTATCTACTTAATGTGGCTGTTGCAGACCTTCTACTCATCTTCTGCCTCCCTTTCCGCATAATGTATCACATCAACCAAAATAGGTGGACACTAGGTGTGATTCTTTGCAAAGTTGTGGGGACACTATTTTACATGAACATGTACATTAGTATTATTCTGCTTGGGTTTATCAGTTTGGATCGATATATAAAAATCAACCGGTCTATACAACAAAGAAGGGCAATAACCACCAAGCAAAGTGTTTACGTTTGCTGTATAGTCTGGACAGTTGCTCTAGCCGGATTTTTAACAATGATCATTTTGACACTGAAGAAGGGAGGGCACAATTCCACAATGTGTTTCCATTACAGAGATAAGCATAACGCAAAGGGAGAAGCGATCTTTAACTTTGTTCTTGTAGTAATGTTCTGGCTCATTTTCCTGCTGATAATCCTTTCATATATTAAGATTGGCAAGAATCTACTGAGGATTTCTAAAAAGAGGTCAAAATTTCCTAACTCTGGCAAATATGCCACGACAGCCCGGAACTCCTTCATTGTACtaatcatttttactatatgcTTCGTGCCTTATCATGCCTTTCgattcatttacatttcttcaCAGCTAAATGCATCTTCTTGCTACTGGAAGGAAATCATTCAT AAAACCAATGAGATcatgttggttctctcctctttcAACAGCTGCTTGGATCCTGTCATGTATTTCCTAATGTCCAGTAATATTCGCAAAATCATGTGTCAACTTCTTTTTAGAAGATTTCAAAGTGACACAAGCAGAAGTGAAAGCACTTCAGAATTTAAGCCAGGATATTCCCTGCATGATCTATCTGTGACGGTCAAAATGCAGTACAGCACTAAGGGTAACTGA